The genome window ACCGCTAACCACAGGAGTCAAGGCATTAGACAGAATGGCTATGCTCGAGATCACCTGGTACGAAAACCAGATAGGCAGAATTGGAAAAGGCAAGGAACCCAAGCCGCATGAAAACGTATGGGTATCCATGGGCAAGATCATTACAAGAAGCGGAATTGACCAATTCAGACGACGAAGGGCTTAATTACAATTTGCTATTTAAGAGATGTCTCCGACGGGTCGCTTTTTGGAAAAAGCTCCGCAAAAACTTAAAGGTTATGCCTGATACACTAATAATTATGCAACATGGGCTTTGAATTTTTTTAGAAGAAAAGGTCAGCAATTCTGAGCAATAAGCTTAGCCACACCAAGATTTATAAAGGAAATTTCATGTCAAAGCTTTTTGATAAAACCAGCATTAATGGAATGAATCTTTCAAACAGGTTCGTAAGATCAGCGACTCACGAGGCTCTTGCCAATACTGACGGCACATGTACTGATGCTCTTATAAAAATGATGGAGGATCTTGCAGAAGGCAATGTGGGGTTGATTATTTCAGGCCACACCTTCGTAAGCCCTGAAGGGCGGGCAGGAGCACTTCAGGCAGGAATTCATTCTGATGAAATGATTCCTGGACTCAAAAAAATGGCCGACGCTGTTCATGCAAAAAACGGCAGAATCATATGCCAGCTTGCCCACGCAGGGGCACATGCGGACGTTAAATCATCCGGACTTGATGCTTTGGGGCCATCAGAAATCAAAAAAGATGAAAAGACAATATGCCGTGAAATAACCGTGGATGGCATCAAAAGTCTGATTTCAGCATTCGGAGATGCGGCTCTAAGGGCAAAGACAGCAGGATTTGACGGAGTTCAGATTCATTCTGCCCACGGATACATGCTCAGCCAGTTTCTATCGCCAAGATCAAACAAAAGGACTGACTCTTACGGCGGAAGCGTCAAAAACAGGGCGAGATTCCTTGTCGAGGTACTTGAAAACATCAGATCAAAAACCGGACGTGATTTTCCTGTAACTGTTAAGCTGAATTCAGAGGATTTCACGGAAAACGGACTTAACGTCGATGATATGCTGGCCGTTTCAAAAATGCTGGAAGCAGGTGGTGCAGATGCAATAGAAATGAGCGGAGGAATTCTTGGAGCTGAGGAGAAATCTCCGGTCAGAAAAGGACTTCTGAAGACCGAGGAAGATGAAGTTTATTATCGCGACTCTGCCGTTAAATTCAAAAAGCAGCTTGGTATTCCGCTGATGCTGGTCGGAGGAATAAGGTCTTTCAACGTTGCCGAAAAAATCGTGAATTCAGGGATGGCAGACTACATCGCCCTTTCAAGGCCGCTTATACGCGAGCCAAAACTTGTGAGCCGCTGGCAGGCTGGAAACACAGAAAAAGCAACCTGCCTTTCCTGCAATAAATGCTTTTTGCCCATGATGCGCGGTGAAGGCGTTTCATGCGAGGTTGATAACAGACAGAGAGCCAAAGGCAAGTCAGTATGATTTTGCCATATTAATATTTTTGCAGGGTGCGTGGAGCTTTACCACGCACCTTTTTGTAAGCCCAATAGTACGTGCAAAGACGGGATATGCCTAAAATTAGAGCGGTTTAAACAAGCAATTATTTCAAAAATTCTTTTCAACTTTTCAAATTCTAAAATTTGTTTTTACAGATGTTCCCCAACTCCAAATCAACCTTTTTTAATAAAAACCGTCAAAAATGATTAGAGGTTCCAATCGGATTTGTGGTAATCTGCAAATATTAAAAACATTCTTCTTCATCTTTTCTAAAGGCATTGCACCATCGTTCTTTTTTTACTGTTACAGGCCGAAACAAAAAGTCTTTTCTCCCTCAATCTACACTTAAAGCCTCAGCAGAAAAGACCCAAGATCACTTAAACCATGCAACTTTCCCGGCCAGATATAAAAAAAGCCCCGTTTCAACTGGCATAAACCATATCCGCGTAAAGCACTGAGCTAATAACAGGGGAAAATAAAATGCATCTTCGATTTTCCATCAAACGATCTTTTCTTATCCCAATTCTCTTTTTAGCCCTGATTTTGATTTGTGCCATGCCTGCCTTTCCAGCTTCAACATTGGTCAAGGCCGGTGTTTATAATTTCAAACCCATGGTTTTTTTTGAAGAAGGGCATGAACCCAGTGGATTATATGTCGATGTGCTGAATCATATTGCAGAAAAGGAAGGCTGGCAGATCATATACATCCCCGGAAGCTGGAATGATTGCCTGAAGCGGCTTGAGAGCGGCGAAATAGATATTGTGGTCTGTATAGGTTACTCCGAAGAACGGGCAAAGATCTATGACTACCCCAAGGGTTTTCTAATACTCGACTGGGGTCTTATCTACCAGTCCAAAGACATAAAAATAGACAGTATTTTTGATCTTAAAAACCAAACAATAGCTGTGCTTAAAAGCAGTATTTATACGATAGGATTCAAAAGCCTGCTCGATCAGTTCAGTATCAAGGCAAAGCTGATAGAAAAATCTGATTACAAGGAAGTCTTTAAGGCCATTGAAAATCATGAGGCAGATGCTGGAATTTGCGCAAATATTGCTGGAATGTCACTTGAAGTAAACTACCCGGTCGAGCGCACCTCAATCATGTTTTCTCCAGTGCGTATATCCTATGCAGTTCTTAAAGGTAAAAATGCCGTCTTACTTGAAGCCCTTGACCGCCATATTCAAGAGATGAAGGTAGATGATCATTCATTTTTAAACCTGAAAATCAGAGAATGGATAGAGGGCGGCCAATCTCATATTCCTCGCAAAGTGATAATGGGCATTATTGTTCTCTTTGGCGGTATCATTTTTTTATTTGCTTTTGTTATAATTCTAAGACTTCGGGTTAAAGCTAAAACAAAGGCTCTTGTAGAACAGAATATTGAACTGCACCAAAGCGAGAATCGTTTCAGGGGAATATTCGAACAAGCGGCGGTGGGGGTGGCGATAGTTGGCATCGATGGCAAATGGCTGAGAGTGAACAACAAGCTGTGCGAAATAGTTTCCTATCCAAAGGAAGAGCTTTTAAACCTGACTTTCCAGGATATCACTCACCCGGAAGATCTTGATTCGGATCTTGAATTTTACAAAAAAGCTTTGGAAGGAATCATATCCACCTATACACTCGAAAAAAGATATATTAAAAAAACAGGGGGAAATGTATGGATTAACCTGACAGTTTCTTTGGTCAGAGATGAAAAAAAATCTCCAATCTTCTTCATAGCTGTAATTGACGATATATCCTCAAGAAAAATTGCAGAAAACGCCCGCAAAGAAAGCGAAAAACAGTACAGGGGCCTTCTTATGAATCTCCAGGTCGGCATTGTAGTTCATGCTCCTGATACCAGAATCCTCATCAGTAATGCAGCTGCAAGCCAGATTCTTGGCCTCTCGGAAAATCAGATACTTGGAAAGGAAGCCATTGACCCTGAATGGAAGTTTCTCCGTGACGATGGATCAATAATGCCTGTGGAGGAATACCCTGTTAATATGGTTATAAGGACAGGGCAGCCTCTCACAAGATATATTGTCGGGATCAGAAAGAATCAAACACAACAAATCGCATGGGTACTTGTAAGCGCATATCCGTCTTTTTTTGAAAACAATGAACTTCAGCAAGTAGTTGTAACTTTTATAGACATCTCAGAACTCAAGCAGGCCGAAGCAGCTCTTCTGGCAGAAAAGGAAAGACTTGCGGTTACTCTCCGCAGCATCGGTGATGGAGTAATAACAACCGATACTGATGGAAGAATAACCCTTATGAATAAAGTCGCTGAAGAGTTAACAGGCTGGATGCTTAAAGACGCTGTTGGCAAACCGCTTGACGAGGTATTCAGAATCATAAATAAAAAAACTCGTATTGCATGCGAGAACCCGGCGCACAAAGTTATCACGACCGGAAATAGCATAGAGCTTGAGAATCACACAGTCCTTGTAAGCCGCTATGGAGACGAGAGGATTATTGCTGACAGCGGTGCGCCTATCCTTGATAAAAACAGCAAAATAATCGGGGTTGTTCTTGTTTTCAGGGATATGACGGAGAAACAAAAAATTGAAGATGCTCTTCAAAACGCCTTAAAGCTTGAATCACTGAATATTTTGGCAGGTGGCATTGCCCACGATTTCAATAATCTGCTCGGCGGAATTTTCGGATTCATAGACATGGCTCTGGAATATGCAAATGACGGTGACCTGGAAAATATCAAAACAAGCATTACAGATTCCATGACAGTTTTTGAACGGGCAAAGGATCTGACCCAACAACTGTTGACATTTGCCAAGGGAGGAGATCCTGTACGAAAAATCGGTGATATAGGCAAGCTTGTAAGGGATTCATTCCAGTTCGCATTAACAGGCTCCAATGTATCCATTTCATTTGATATTCCTGATTGCCCATTCATCTGCGATTTCGATAAGAATCAGATGGGGCAGGTAATAGATAACATGGCCATAAATGCCAGACAGGCAATGCCACTTGGCGGCAAACTTGAGGTTGTATTGTCCAAAGTCCCTCCTCATAAAGCTCCTGCATTACTACCCAGAGTAAATTATGTCAGAATCTCCATAACTGACAATGGCCCCGGAATTTCGAGGGAAAACCTTCAGCATATTTTTGATCCTTTTTTCACCACAAAAAAACAGGGCACAGGACTCGGACTAGCCACTTGCTATTCAATAATCAAAAGACATGATGGAATAATAGAGGTCGAAACAGAAGAAAGCAAAGGCACTAATTTCCATATATATCTGCCAGAAGCTTCGGGGCAGGCCGAAATTGCTGAAACAGGGACAAAAACAGCTTACAAAGGTAGTGGCAGAATTCTTGTCATGGACGATCAGGAATCCATAATCAAAGTCACATCCTCCATGCTGTCCAGACTTGGCTATAGCGTAGTGAGCGCCTCGAACGGAGACGAAGCGGTTGAACTTGTAAGACAGGCTCATAATGAGAATCAATCCTTTGTAGCGGCAATACTTGACCTGACCATTCCGGGAGGAAGAGGCGGCAAAGACTCAGTGGATGAAATTCTTGATATTGATCCATCAATAAAACTTGTGGCAGCAAGCGGATATTCTGGTGATTCAATAATGTCGAATCCGTCGGCATTCGGATTTTCAGCGTGCCTGATAAAACCATTCAGGGTAAGTGAACTGACAAAGGTTCTTGAAAGTCTGGCTATTGGGATTTGATTTATCATAACCTTGATTTTATTGATAACCCGGAGAAGAAAAGTACCAATTATCCTTAATTAATGGTAAATAAAAACACTGCGTACTAAAAAACCGCCGAAAACATCTTTTTTGAAGCTTTTAAAGTGTTCTGATTTTTAATTTTCTACCCAGAAGGAATAACCTCATGAACTTACTGAATAACATGAAAATAGCCAAAAAATTAGCAGTCGGATTTATGCTGGTTACCGCCATAGCTATGATTATAGGTATTGTTGGATTTATGGGAGTTCTTAATCTGAATAAAAACATCAATGAAATTGGCGATGTAAGAATACCCAGCCTTTATGGCCTGGCACTTATGAATGATGCACAGATTACTATAAAGACGGCCCAGCGTACTCTGCTGATCCAGGCCGATTCCAAGACTCACGCGGAAAGGCAGTATGACCATATCAAAAAGGCTTTTGAAAGTGCGGACAAAGGCTGGAAAATATATGAGCCATTGCCCCAGACCGAAGAAGAGGCAACACTGTGGAAAGAGTTTGTACCTGTATGGACCAAATGGAAAAAGGCTTCAGAAGATTTTATTGAGATGAGCAAAAAATATCAGGAGTCTAAAGACCAGGCCATTTACGACAAAATGTTGGCCTCTTCATTAAAGGAACTGGATGCCGACTTCAGGTTATCTGAAAATCTTCTGGACAAGATATTTGAAATAAATAACCAAGTTGCAAATGAGAGTACTTTGACAGCACATTCTTCAGAAAAATCGGTTAGAAGCGAGATTGCTATGGCCATGATGCTTGGCCTAATCATTTCCATTTTTCTTAGTATATCCATCAGCAGGAGTATTGCCATTCCTTTAAAAAGGGTTTCTGTTCATCTTCAGGAAATGGCAAAGGGTGATTTTTCAAAACCTTCGGATGAATCTGATTTACAACGCGGTGATGAAATAGGTGATGTAGCAGGCTCCAGCAAGTTTCTTAATGAAAGCATGAAAAAAATAATACGTGAAATTACCGGCGGCGTTCAGACCATGGTTTCGTCATCTACAGAGCTTTCCGCTGTTTCGACCCAGATGACATCAAACACCAGGGGAATATCAGAGAAGACCACATCAGTTGCGGCTGCGGCAGAAGAAGCAAGCTCAAGCACAGACACCGTCGCAGGAATAATGGATCGCTCCACGGCAAACCTGAACTCAGTAGCTTGTGCCACAGAAGAAATGAGCGCCACAATTGGAGAAATTGCCGCAAACACTGAAAAAGCGAGAAGCATCAGCGGAGAAGCTTCAGTTCAGGCAAAAACAGCATCTGATACAATGAAAGTACTTGGACTTGCTGCCCAGGAAATAGGCAAAGTTACGGAAGCGATATCCGATATTTCAGAACAAACCAATCTGCTTGCCCTTAATGCCACAATTGAAGCGGCAAGAGCCGGAGAAGCAGGCAAGGGTTTTGCGGTTGTGGCAAACGAAATAAAAGAACTGGCAAGACAAACTGCGACTGCCACATCTGATATAAAAGACAGAATAACAGGAATTCAGACATCATCCTCAGCAGCCATAGGAAATATTGGACAAATCTCTTCTGTTATTACCCAGGTGGGAGATATTGTTGCCGGAATTGCCGCGGCAATAGAAGAACAATCTTCTGTAACAAGGGATCTCGCGGCAAATATCGCAACCGTTTCAGCAGGAGTCAAAGATTCGAATGACAGAGTAGGCCAGACCGCAATAGTGTCACGTTCCATTGCCGAAGATATTGCCCATGTAAACGTCAGCATAGGCGAAATAGCAGGCGGGGGAATTCAGGTGCAGACAAGCGCAAGTGACCTCAGCAAACTCGCTGAAGAGCTTAAGAATCTGGTGGCTCAATTTAAAACAGATAATAATTCCATATTATAAAAAGCATTGATCGACTCGAAAAAAGTCAAAAAATGGCTTTATCGTCATGCCGGAGTTGATCCGGCATCCAGTATTTTCAAATATTTCTGGATTCCGGTCTGAGCCGGAATGACGGTAATCGGACTTTTTGCAACCTTGTCAACATTAGGCAGAGGAGAATTTGCCTTACATCATGAATTGATACATTTGAGCTTTGTGATTTTTTGCAAATAACTAATAATATGGAGGAAAAGAGCCTATGAAACCGTGCAGGGAATGCGGCAATGAAATATCTGAACAGGCTGTTTCGTGTCCGAAATGCGGAGCCCCCTACCCTTCAAAGAGCAAATGGGATGGTTGGGGTTACGAATACAAATCCAAGCTGAAATTTTTCGGTCTTCCGCTTTTGCATGTGTCATTCAAATACAGACCAAATCGCACTCCAGTTGTTGCAAAAGGCATAATAGCCATAGGCCAGTTCGGATGCGGAGTCATAACTCTTGCCCAGTTCGGAATAGGAGTTTTCAGCATTTGCCAGTTCTCGATTGCCGCATTTGCTGTTGCACAGTTTGCCTTGGCCTATTCACTTATTGCCCAATTTGGGATCTATATTAATCAAGGAAGCGGCCAGTTCCTGAAAAGCGTTGCAGAAATAGTGGCACTAATAGGCAAATAGGATTTGGCAAATAAAACTTTTGAGACAATCAAAGCAATATTCAAGAATTGATATTTCATTGGTTTTTAACAAAGAAATACATTATTATTTTTTCAGCAGCTAAATAAAAAAACCGCTGCAAGTCCTTCCGCATTCTGACTTTTTTTCAGCTTTCAAATTACAATTGACCATTTCCAGACTCAATAAACGAGGAAAAATGGGCAAACCTGAAATTGAAACAACAAATCTCGACATAATCATAGAAAAAATCCGCTCTGACGGCATCGAAGCAGCGGAAAAAGAAGGCCTGCGCATAAAAGACGAGGCGCGTGCCGATGCCGACAATATTATTAAAAGGGCAAAAATAGCGGCTGAAATACTCAAGGCTGATGCTGAAAAAGAAATAGCCCACAAAGAAAATATAAGCAGAAAAGCCCTTGAATTTGCAGTCAGGGATTCCATCCTGATGATCCGGTCATATCTTGAAAATCTGTTTAAGAATCTTGTCAGAAAAAAATGCGCAGAAGTTCTATGCGAAAACCTCCTGAAAGACATGATCCTCAAAGTTACGGATAAATGGTCAGAATCGGCCACATGGGAAGACATAAAAATCCAGATATCAGATGAAGACAGCAACAGAATAAAAGAGGTTCTTTATTCGGCAATTTCAGAAGAAATAAAATCAGGTAAAGTGGTGTCTGGCCTTGAAATAATACCGATTCCTGACCTAAAGGCTGGCTTCCGCATATCAAAAAAAGGAGAGAACTTTTACCATGATTTCAGTGATGAAAGTATTGCTGAAATCCTGATGTTCTTTCTTTCATCTGAAATAAAAGAACTGCTTGATCCTGTTTAAAAAGAAAAAATGTAAGGTACTAAAACCAGATGGGTTTGCGAACCATTTCGGTGCGCAAGCCTTGCGGCTTGAGCACCCTACGAAACCCCGCATTAAGGAAGGCATGATGAACAGACAATACTATTATCTGATCTCTATTCTTCCTTCACTTTTATTTGAAAAAAAGACGCCTGTTGATTCAAAACAGTTCAGACAGCTCTGCTCTGATCATCTTAATCGTAAAGACCTTGAAGCTCTTCAGGGCATAATCACTGGAGAATCCCAAGAC of Desulforegula conservatrix Mb1Pa contains these proteins:
- a CDS encoding methyl-accepting chemotaxis protein — its product is MNLLNNMKIAKKLAVGFMLVTAIAMIIGIVGFMGVLNLNKNINEIGDVRIPSLYGLALMNDAQITIKTAQRTLLIQADSKTHAERQYDHIKKAFESADKGWKIYEPLPQTEEEATLWKEFVPVWTKWKKASEDFIEMSKKYQESKDQAIYDKMLASSLKELDADFRLSENLLDKIFEINNQVANESTLTAHSSEKSVRSEIAMAMMLGLIISIFLSISISRSIAIPLKRVSVHLQEMAKGDFSKPSDESDLQRGDEIGDVAGSSKFLNESMKKIIREITGGVQTMVSSSTELSAVSTQMTSNTRGISEKTTSVAAAAEEASSSTDTVAGIMDRSTANLNSVACATEEMSATIGEIAANTEKARSISGEASVQAKTASDTMKVLGLAAQEIGKVTEAISDISEQTNLLALNATIEAARAGEAGKGFAVVANEIKELARQTATATSDIKDRITGIQTSSSAAIGNIGQISSVITQVGDIVAGIAAAIEEQSSVTRDLAANIATVSAGVKDSNDRVGQTAIVSRSIAEDIAHVNVSIGEIAGGGIQVQTSASDLSKLAEELKNLVAQFKTDNNSIL
- a CDS encoding zinc-ribbon domain-containing protein encodes the protein MKPCRECGNEISEQAVSCPKCGAPYPSKSKWDGWGYEYKSKLKFFGLPLLHVSFKYRPNRTPVVAKGIIAIGQFGCGVITLAQFGIGVFSICQFSIAAFAVAQFALAYSLIAQFGIYINQGSGQFLKSVAEIVALIGK
- a CDS encoding NADH:flavin oxidoreductase; translated protein: MSKLFDKTSINGMNLSNRFVRSATHEALANTDGTCTDALIKMMEDLAEGNVGLIISGHTFVSPEGRAGALQAGIHSDEMIPGLKKMADAVHAKNGRIICQLAHAGAHADVKSSGLDALGPSEIKKDEKTICREITVDGIKSLISAFGDAALRAKTAGFDGVQIHSAHGYMLSQFLSPRSNKRTDSYGGSVKNRARFLVEVLENIRSKTGRDFPVTVKLNSEDFTENGLNVDDMLAVSKMLEAGGADAIEMSGGILGAEEKSPVRKGLLKTEEDEVYYRDSAVKFKKQLGIPLMLVGGIRSFNVAEKIVNSGMADYIALSRPLIREPKLVSRWQAGNTEKATCLSCNKCFLPMMRGEGVSCEVDNRQRAKGKSV
- a CDS encoding PAS domain S-box protein; this translates as MHLRFSIKRSFLIPILFLALILICAMPAFPASTLVKAGVYNFKPMVFFEEGHEPSGLYVDVLNHIAEKEGWQIIYIPGSWNDCLKRLESGEIDIVVCIGYSEERAKIYDYPKGFLILDWGLIYQSKDIKIDSIFDLKNQTIAVLKSSIYTIGFKSLLDQFSIKAKLIEKSDYKEVFKAIENHEADAGICANIAGMSLEVNYPVERTSIMFSPVRISYAVLKGKNAVLLEALDRHIQEMKVDDHSFLNLKIREWIEGGQSHIPRKVIMGIIVLFGGIIFLFAFVIILRLRVKAKTKALVEQNIELHQSENRFRGIFEQAAVGVAIVGIDGKWLRVNNKLCEIVSYPKEELLNLTFQDITHPEDLDSDLEFYKKALEGIISTYTLEKRYIKKTGGNVWINLTVSLVRDEKKSPIFFIAVIDDISSRKIAENARKESEKQYRGLLMNLQVGIVVHAPDTRILISNAAASQILGLSENQILGKEAIDPEWKFLRDDGSIMPVEEYPVNMVIRTGQPLTRYIVGIRKNQTQQIAWVLVSAYPSFFENNELQQVVVTFIDISELKQAEAALLAEKERLAVTLRSIGDGVITTDTDGRITLMNKVAEELTGWMLKDAVGKPLDEVFRIINKKTRIACENPAHKVITTGNSIELENHTVLVSRYGDERIIADSGAPILDKNSKIIGVVLVFRDMTEKQKIEDALQNALKLESLNILAGGIAHDFNNLLGGIFGFIDMALEYANDGDLENIKTSITDSMTVFERAKDLTQQLLTFAKGGDPVRKIGDIGKLVRDSFQFALTGSNVSISFDIPDCPFICDFDKNQMGQVIDNMAINARQAMPLGGKLEVVLSKVPPHKAPALLPRVNYVRISITDNGPGISRENLQHIFDPFFTTKKQGTGLGLATCYSIIKRHDGIIEVETEESKGTNFHIYLPEASGQAEIAETGTKTAYKGSGRILVMDDQESIIKVTSSMLSRLGYSVVSASNGDEAVELVRQAHNENQSFVAAILDLTIPGGRGGKDSVDEILDIDPSIKLVAASGYSGDSIMSNPSAFGFSACLIKPFRVSELTKVLESLAIGI